In a single window of the Limnochorda sp. L945t genome:
- a CDS encoding helix-hairpin-helix domain-containing protein, with product MKNLELAAQFDRIASLLEVLSESPFKIRAYRRIARTLLELPEPIEDVAREGRLREIPGVGDAIAGKIEEYLSTGRIGLLERLKQQIPEGVLELMAIPGIGARTARLLYEQLGVASLAELEAAARAGRIRQLKGMGQRSEAAILEGIQQWHRQAGLHPMPYVLGPAEALAAAVQKLPGVARVDLAGAVRRAEEMAEQAELVVAAADVAGATGAIRVQLGAEALLQPGPWPGTLRVSGPVAGGVTAEVLVVPPEAYAAALFFRTGPARHVEQVSERLADRGWRWEGLRLVSSLEPEREGASVRDPSRAPASEPDMYRLAGLPWIPPELRWGEDEVERAARGELPPRLVEVSDIVGDLHTHTVASDGVATPEEMVEGARASGLRYLAVTDHSPSLTIARGLTVERLRAHRQHLRALSERTGFPLLTGAEVDIRPDGTLDYPDDVLASLDWVVASIHSHFRLDEAAQTRRLLAACEHPAVKVLGHPTGRLLGRREGYPVDLEAVLDRAAETGTAVEINASPDRLDLSARWARRARALGVRIVVSTDAHSPAQLGFLRYGVLTARHAGLAPDDLLNTRPLEELIQSVKPHR from the coding sequence TTGAAAAACCTGGAGTTGGCGGCCCAGTTCGACCGGATCGCCTCCTTGCTCGAGGTCCTCTCGGAGAGCCCCTTCAAGATTCGTGCCTACCGGCGCATCGCCCGAACGCTCCTCGAGCTCCCGGAGCCGATCGAGGACGTCGCCCGCGAGGGGCGGCTGCGGGAGATCCCCGGGGTGGGCGACGCCATCGCGGGCAAGATCGAAGAGTACTTGTCCACCGGCCGGATCGGCCTTCTGGAGCGCCTCAAACAACAGATCCCCGAGGGCGTCCTGGAGCTGATGGCCATCCCGGGCATCGGAGCCCGAACGGCCCGCCTGTTGTACGAACAGCTCGGCGTCGCGTCGCTGGCCGAACTGGAGGCGGCGGCCCGGGCGGGGCGCATCCGGCAGCTCAAGGGCATGGGCCAGCGCAGCGAAGCGGCGATCCTCGAGGGTATCCAGCAGTGGCACCGGCAGGCAGGACTCCATCCCATGCCGTACGTGCTCGGCCCGGCGGAAGCACTGGCGGCAGCCGTCCAGAAGTTGCCGGGAGTTGCGCGCGTGGACCTGGCAGGCGCCGTCCGCCGGGCGGAGGAGATGGCCGAGCAGGCCGAGCTGGTGGTGGCCGCTGCCGACGTGGCGGGGGCAACCGGCGCCATCCGGGTGCAGCTCGGGGCGGAAGCCCTCCTCCAACCGGGCCCATGGCCGGGGACGCTGCGGGTGAGCGGCCCGGTGGCCGGAGGCGTGACGGCCGAGGTCCTCGTGGTGCCGCCCGAGGCGTACGCCGCGGCGCTCTTCTTCCGGACGGGCCCTGCGCGGCACGTGGAGCAGGTGTCCGAGAGGCTGGCGGACCGCGGGTGGCGCTGGGAGGGCCTGCGCCTGGTCTCGAGCCTCGAGCCGGAGCGGGAAGGGGCCTCGGTGCGAGACCCGTCGAGGGCGCCGGCCTCGGAGCCGGACATGTACCGGCTGGCAGGCCTTCCCTGGATTCCGCCGGAGCTGCGGTGGGGGGAGGACGAAGTCGAACGAGCCGCGCGGGGCGAGTTACCGCCCCGCCTCGTCGAGGTGTCGGACATCGTCGGCGACCTCCACACCCACACCGTGGCCAGCGACGGCGTGGCGACGCCCGAAGAGATGGTCGAGGGAGCTCGGGCGTCAGGGCTGCGATACCTCGCGGTCACCGACCACTCCCCGTCCCTCACGATTGCCCGGGGGCTCACCGTGGAGCGGCTGCGCGCCCATCGCCAGCACCTGCGGGCGCTTTCGGAGCGGACGGGCTTCCCGCTGCTCACGGGAGCGGAGGTCGACATCCGCCCGGACGGGACCCTGGACTACCCGGACGACGTGCTGGCCTCGCTCGACTGGGTCGTCGCGTCCATTCACTCCCACTTTCGGCTCGACGAGGCGGCGCAAACTCGGAGGCTGCTGGCAGCGTGCGAGCACCCGGCGGTGAAGGTGCTGGGGCATCCCACCGGACGACTGTTGGGCCGCCGGGAGGGGTATCCCGTGGATCTGGAGGCGGTGCTCGACCGGGCCGCCGAAACGGGGACGGCCGTCGAGATCAACGCCAGCCCCGACCGGCTCGACCTGTCCGCTCGCTGGGCCCGCAGGGCCCGGGCCCTGGGCGTGCGGATCGTGGTCTCCACCGACGCCCACTCGCCGGCCCAGCTCGGTTTCCTGCGATACGGGGTGCTGACGGCCCGCCACGCGGGCCTCGCTCCCGACGACCTGCTCAACACCCGCCCGCTGGAAGAACTCATCCAAAGCGTCAAACCTCACCGGTAG
- the spoIIP gene encoding stage II sporulation protein P has protein sequence MGGIGRPDRSRAAWLLVTVLAWSWGTSGALAAEARLAGSGADEDLHRFVRLVAADGEPLLVTGFPLSTGDRFVAPDDRMFEVVSVKDGLARARELGRVRTGSALLRPLLAMPGSGPGPSVAEAAAAPPTAAGTRTSGRLRGPIAIYHTHSDESYLPTSGRTNVPWNGDVFKVGAVMSELFRRARVPVYHSYARHDPHDGLAYARSRRTAMRLLRLRPSSLIDVHRDTPPAWVYRTEIGGQTMSAVLLVVGRQNPGIRANEAFAFSIKGYADRTYPRLIRGILYAAGDYNQDLHPRAILTEVGSTYNTLGEAERGARLLAGVFPAVLAGIRVNPREQPPPDPTRVDRVASRSGWQTAFAIIVVVAAGGAIFLLINEDGYEWLARWKERLARRLRL, from the coding sequence ATGGGCGGAATCGGACGGCCGGACCGCTCCCGGGCCGCCTGGCTCCTCGTGACCGTCCTCGCGTGGTCCTGGGGCACCAGCGGAGCTCTCGCCGCAGAGGCCCGCCTCGCCGGAAGCGGGGCAGACGAAGATCTCCACCGGTTCGTGCGGCTCGTCGCTGCGGATGGAGAGCCGCTTCTCGTCACGGGTTTCCCCCTTTCTACAGGCGACCGGTTCGTGGCCCCGGACGACCGGATGTTCGAAGTGGTCAGTGTGAAAGACGGGCTGGCGCGCGCGCGGGAGCTGGGACGCGTCCGCACGGGGTCGGCGCTGCTGCGCCCGCTGCTGGCCATGCCGGGCTCGGGGCCGGGCCCGAGCGTCGCGGAGGCGGCCGCCGCGCCCCCCACGGCAGCCGGCACCCGTACCTCCGGGAGGCTGCGAGGCCCCATCGCCATCTACCACACCCACAGCGACGAGTCGTATCTGCCCACATCGGGCCGCACCAACGTGCCGTGGAACGGGGACGTCTTCAAAGTCGGGGCCGTGATGAGCGAACTCTTCCGCCGGGCCAGGGTACCCGTCTATCACTCCTACGCTCGCCACGACCCTCACGACGGCCTGGCGTACGCCCGGTCCCGCAGGACCGCCATGCGGCTGCTGCGGTTGAGACCGTCTAGCTTGATCGACGTGCACCGCGACACGCCCCCGGCGTGGGTGTACCGGACCGAGATCGGCGGGCAGACGATGAGTGCGGTCTTGCTCGTGGTCGGCAGGCAAAACCCGGGCATCCGGGCCAACGAGGCGTTCGCCTTCTCCATCAAGGGGTACGCCGACCGGACCTACCCCCGCCTCATCCGGGGCATCCTGTACGCGGCCGGCGACTACAACCAGGATCTGCATCCCCGCGCCATCCTGACCGAGGTCGGCTCCACCTACAACACGCTCGGGGAGGCCGAACGGGGCGCTCGCCTCTTGGCAGGGGTCTTTCCGGCTGTGCTGGCAGGCATCCGCGTCAACCCGAGGGAGCAGCCACCTCCCGACCCGACCCGGGTTGACCGGGTAGCCTCCAGGAGCGGGTGGCAGACGGCCTTCGCCATCATCGTGGTGGTGGCAGCGGGCGGCGCCATCTTCCTTTTGATCAACGAAGACGGGTACGAGTGGCTCGCCCGGTGGAAAGAACGGCTGGCCCGCCGCCTGCGCCTGTAG
- a CDS encoding endonuclease MutS2 produces the protein MPQEPVADDTTLDILEFPAIVAAVARRTATVMGRERAQALRPRARLAEVELVQRQTSQMRALLESGAAPAGVPLAVPDVRDALRRARSGASLTGEELARVADAAEGMGRLREFFAEKLSSLEDSSALRPWADGLPDASALVRTLRKAIGPNGEVLDSASPQLAAVRQRLRRAIQRVHEALESLVRSPLGRQALQEPIVTHRMGRYVVPVRQECLHMVPGIVHDASGSGATLFVEPLSVVQANNVVRTEQASEQAEVERILRRLTREVAQAGQALEQGLATVGEVDAIVARARLGIDQRAVAPVLTAEPSVVVRQARHPLLTGPVVPIDVEVGRSFRILVVTGPNTGGKTVALKTVGLLTLMAQAGLHVPAEPGTAIGLFTRVRADIGDQQSVSNNLSTFSSHMQRIIPMLQEADEHTLVLLDELGAGTDPEEGGALGCAILQRLLERKARVIVTTHLTDLKLMAHATPGMANASVSFDTETLQPTYRVVMGAPGQSQAIAIARRLGLPPEVVEEARRRLGAERVRADALIAELQQALDAARRRLEEATAARDEARLHARHLQAELEKARRRRQEVVQRAMDDAQAWARRARLVFESLVEEGKKAAKEGRIDEVRRLRRQFAVARAGLEEQGMRLLSDGGSVGAVEEPVAAAAGPAVGGRVEEPGALQVGQRVWVAPLRCAGVVMETADPQGQVLVQAGAVRTRVPVRQLSWVIEAGEGQAAGEGGTAGTAAGAAGAVGADQVRGLGLAKATSVSPEIDLRGRTVEEATAELDKYLDDCTLAGVEQVRIIHGKGTGALREAVRAYLARSSRVRTYAPGEPAEGGDGVTVVRLA, from the coding sequence TTGCCGCAGGAGCCCGTTGCCGACGACACGACGCTCGACATCCTGGAGTTTCCCGCGATCGTGGCGGCCGTCGCCCGGCGTACCGCTACGGTGATGGGGCGCGAGCGGGCCCAGGCCCTCCGGCCGCGTGCCCGGCTTGCGGAGGTCGAGCTGGTGCAGCGCCAGACTTCCCAGATGCGGGCGCTGCTCGAGAGCGGTGCGGCGCCGGCCGGCGTACCGCTTGCCGTGCCGGACGTGCGGGACGCGTTGCGCCGGGCCCGCAGCGGGGCTTCGCTCACCGGGGAAGAGCTCGCGCGGGTGGCCGACGCGGCGGAAGGCATGGGCCGGCTCCGGGAGTTTTTCGCAGAGAAGCTCTCGTCCCTCGAGGATAGCTCGGCCCTGCGGCCCTGGGCGGACGGGCTGCCCGACGCGAGCGCGCTCGTGCGAACGCTTCGCAAGGCCATTGGACCCAACGGGGAGGTGCTGGACAGCGCCTCTCCGCAACTCGCCGCCGTCCGCCAGCGCCTGCGCCGGGCCATCCAGCGGGTGCACGAGGCGCTCGAGAGCCTGGTGCGTTCGCCGCTGGGTCGCCAGGCGCTGCAGGAGCCCATCGTCACCCACCGCATGGGGCGGTACGTGGTGCCCGTGCGACAGGAATGCCTCCACATGGTGCCGGGCATCGTGCACGATGCGTCGGGCAGCGGGGCCACGCTGTTCGTGGAACCGTTGAGCGTCGTGCAGGCCAACAACGTCGTCCGCACGGAGCAGGCGAGCGAACAGGCCGAGGTCGAGCGAATCCTGCGACGGCTGACGAGGGAGGTGGCCCAGGCCGGGCAGGCGCTGGAGCAGGGGCTTGCGACGGTGGGCGAGGTCGACGCCATCGTGGCCCGGGCGCGCCTCGGCATCGACCAGCGTGCGGTGGCTCCCGTCCTCACCGCGGAGCCGAGCGTGGTGGTGCGCCAGGCCCGCCATCCGTTGCTCACGGGGCCGGTAGTGCCCATCGACGTGGAGGTGGGACGGAGTTTCCGGATCCTCGTCGTGACGGGGCCCAACACGGGAGGCAAGACGGTCGCACTCAAGACGGTCGGTCTGCTCACGCTGATGGCGCAGGCGGGGTTGCACGTCCCGGCGGAACCGGGAACGGCGATCGGCCTGTTCACCCGAGTGCGGGCCGATATCGGGGACCAGCAGAGCGTCTCGAACAACCTCAGCACCTTTTCCTCGCACATGCAGCGGATCATCCCGATGCTGCAAGAGGCGGACGAGCACACGCTGGTGCTGCTCGACGAACTGGGGGCCGGGACGGACCCGGAAGAGGGCGGAGCCCTCGGGTGCGCCATCCTGCAGCGGCTGCTGGAGCGAAAAGCCCGGGTGATCGTCACGACCCACCTGACCGATCTCAAGCTGATGGCCCACGCGACCCCGGGCATGGCCAACGCCAGCGTGAGCTTCGACACCGAGACGCTGCAGCCCACGTACCGGGTGGTGATGGGCGCGCCCGGGCAGAGCCAGGCGATCGCCATCGCCCGGCGCCTGGGGCTGCCGCCCGAAGTGGTGGAGGAGGCGCGCCGGCGCCTGGGCGCCGAGCGGGTGCGGGCAGACGCCCTCATTGCGGAGCTCCAACAAGCGCTCGACGCGGCCAGGCGACGTCTGGAGGAGGCCACCGCGGCCCGGGACGAGGCCAGGCTTCACGCTCGCCATCTGCAGGCAGAGCTGGAGAAAGCCAGGCGCAGGCGCCAGGAGGTCGTGCAGCGGGCCATGGACGACGCGCAGGCCTGGGCCCGAAGGGCGCGCCTCGTCTTCGAGAGCCTGGTCGAGGAGGGCAAGAAGGCGGCCAAAGAGGGCCGGATCGACGAGGTGCGCCGGTTGCGGCGGCAGTTCGCGGTCGCCCGGGCCGGGCTCGAGGAGCAGGGGATGCGCCTGCTCTCCGACGGGGGCAGCGTGGGAGCCGTCGAGGAGCCCGTGGCCGCGGCCGCCGGACCGGCCGTCGGCGGCCGCGTCGAAGAGCCGGGAGCGCTTCAGGTGGGCCAGCGCGTATGGGTCGCACCGCTGCGATGTGCAGGGGTCGTCATGGAGACGGCCGATCCCCAGGGACAGGTGCTGGTGCAAGCGGGGGCGGTGCGGACCCGGGTGCCGGTCCGGCAGCTCTCCTGGGTCATCGAGGCGGGCGAGGGGCAGGCCGCCGGGGAGGGCGGCACGGCCGGGACGGCTGCCGGCGCGGCCGGTGCGGTGGGCGCCGATCAGGTCAGGGGTTTGGGGCTTGCCAAAGCGACATCCGTCTCGCCGGAGATCGATCTCCGAGGGCGCACCGTCGAAGAAGCCACGGCAGAGCTGGACAAATACCTCGACGACTGCACCCTGGCGGGCGTGGAGCAGGTGCGGATCATCCACGGCAAGGGCACCGGAGCGCTGCGGGAGGCGGTCCGGGCCTATCTGGCCCGCAGCAGCCGGGTGCGCACCTACGCCCCGGGAGAGCCGGCCGAAGGCGGCGACGGGGTCACCGTCGTGCGCCTCGCTTGA